From Bradyrhizobium sp. 4:
TTCAAGAGGCAAACCAGACATGCTGCGCTGACGAGCGCCAGGCCAAGTGCGTTGCTTAAGTCGCCTGCAGCCCACCCATTCTGAGCTTGGCACAGCCACATCGAAACGACGCTCGCAAAAACAATGGTCGCAACATCCGCACAGGGCGCCACGTATTCGATCGAGTCGTACCGGAGGGGCCATTTGTGCTGGCGGGAAAGTGACGGCCCGGGACTGACACGATCCGTAACCTCCCGATCGGGGAAATGTCGGTTCACGAAATTCATTGTCAGGACACCTGCGGTTAATATTTAATATATTATTAATTAATCCGATCTTTCAAGAGAAAAATACTCGTTTGGCTATTTAATATGTCGCACTGCTCGGAGACCTATCGAGACCCCTGTCGGGAATTCCGCGCGCGCATGCTGTCGAGGTACGACGGATCCAGCTCCGAAATCAGGTTCTCGAGATAGACCTTCCCGTCGGCTGAGGCTAACCGGTATGCAGCCACAAGCGCCGGCCTGAGGGCAGGCCGATGCGTAACGATGAAACTGACGTCGCGCTTGATCAAGTCACGGAATTCAAGCTCCCATACCACAGCGTCTGTGGCGAACGCGACGGATAGCCGTAACGGAAGCAGATCCAAATCATTCGGCGCGGTATAGTACGACATCTTGAGCATCGCTGCCGTCCCAGACCGGGTCAAATCGTGCTTCGATGCCGCCGCGAGCATGAGCCAAATGTCGCCGCGAAACGGCGAAGAGCGTAATGCACGGGCAAACACATTCGAAGCCACCGGAAGAGCCGTCTTTTGCTCGTCTGCGGATAATGCCGGATCCCAGCTGGATCTCGATTCCCCTCGGATCCATAGGTCTTCACGTGCTGCCGCAACTGAAGCCGGTTTCGAGATCGCATTCGGCCATGCTGCGGTCAATACGCCTGTCGGCAAAGAAGAATGACCACCGAGATACCAGGCGGGCAAGACCATCCAAATTGCCTGCACGAGCAGTGTGATACCAAGAACCATCAGAGCAACGCGGGGCCAGGCGGTGACAAGAGCTGACGCGAATCTTGGACGAGATGCCGGAGCTGGACCGCCCATCCAATCTGAGTTCTCTTTCGATCCCGGGGATATGGCGTCACGGCCTGCGCCGGGGACGCTTTGACCGAACGCCAGTCCAAAAACCGCGGCGATCAAAAGTGATGCGCCCAAATCCAAAATTTCATGGTCGGCAAAGGCCAGTACCGTCAGTGTAATCGAAGCGCCAGCGCCCAAGGCTGGGTACTCGTAATCGTAAGCTCGCGACAGAGACCGCCTGATCAGAATACAAGCGCCGAGCATTGCTACAACCACGAGACTGCAAAGGAACGCCCACCCCATATCCACAACGATTGCGGCGGCGGCCGTTGGCCTTTCTCGCAGCGCACCGCTTCCGATGTCCCGATAAATCGGCAAAAGAACGGCCGAAGCGCCTGCACCGGATCCCGCCGGTCGGACGTCATGTAGCATCCGTTCTGTCGCGATCTGGCTGCTCGTTGACAAAGCGATCGTCAGATCGGTGTTCGTCCTGAACGGAATGACCGTCACGCTGGCAATAAGAAATATTACGGCGGTTGCGAGAACGCCAGCGGTACCCCACAAACCGAAGAACCACCTGCGAATTGCGAAGACCGAGAGCAGGATTCCTGATCCGAGGAGCGCGGCAACGACGGCGGTCGAGTTGGTCCGAATGAGCAGCGCCGCCATGCAGACAGTCATTGCGATGATCGCGGCGGACAGAGCTGGGAGCGGGACTGGCCCAATTGTTCCTGGCCGACTGCGGCGCCGAAATTGATCGACTGCGCGTATTGCCGTCGCGCAGGAGAGCAAGAGGCCGAGCACTGCGACGGTTGAGCCATCGGGCCCGGCGACGCCAGCAGTTGCCTTAACGAACCACATAGCTGTGGTGATCGTGGCTATCAACAGCAGGATATGCAGGACTTGCGCTGCACGATATCGGTCAAGGGTGACGACGGCAGTGACAAGGGCAGCGGCGAGCACAGCGCAATACTGGGCGAACGAGAACATCGTCGCCCCGGTATCGACCGTGATTATTTCGGCGAGGGGTTCGTTCAAGGCCGCCGATGCAGTCGCCCAGATGGCATTGCCGAGCGTGCCCATAGGCATCGGCACTGCCTGTGACGCCATCCAGAGCGCCGGAGTCGCAAGCACAACGCCCAGACCAGGCCGGAGCAGCTTGGCGAGCCCGAGGGAGGCGGATGATGGAACGATCGCAACGACCAGCGCAGCCGTTGCAAGTACGAACGACGCGAATATCCTGATTTGCAGGCTTTCTGGCATTGCGAGCGTCGCGATGATCGCCACTAACTCGGCTAACATGACAAGCCGGATAATCATGTAAACACCATCTTGTGGTGCGGCCACTCCGCTGATCCGCTAGCCGGAGAACGTGGAGCCGCTACGAGACAGCCTTAAGACCCGGAAAGGCCATAACGGATGTAGTGGCTATCATGATAGTAGTAGCTCCGATGTCCGTCATATCGAGCCATGGCCTTGGTATCCGTTTTGCTGAGAACCGCCCCAATCAGCGATTCGTGAATGTTGGGTGCCGTGTGCAATGCGTGCTGCACGACATCTATTTTGGTCCGGCCCCATTCAACAACGAGAATGTAGCAGTCTATTAGAGATGAAGTGGCTCGGACATCAACTAGGGGGGTCAGGGGAGGAAGGTCGACGATGACGTAGTCATAGTCAGCTCGCAAACGGTCGAACAACTTGCTTATCGCGTCGGCGCAAAGAATTTCGCTGGTGTGAAGCAGAGGTCCCCGCCGCACGGCGGGGAGAAATGCAAGATTGGTTGTCGGATCCCGCCAAATTGCGTCCGCGAGGGAGCGGCTGCCGTTTGCAACTTCGATGATTCCGGCGAGGGCTTTGGGCGCAAAGATAGCAGATAGCGAGGGATTCCTGAGGTCGCAATCGACGATGATGGCTTTCTTGCCCGTGTGCCCGATCAATTGCGCGAGCGAGGCAGCAATCGTGGTCTTGCCCTCATTCGGTAGGGCCGAGGTAATCCCGATGACCTGGGAGGAGATTTTTGCCGGATTGTGGTCGATGGCTAGCTTGATGGAGCGAATTGCCTCGGTATATCGAGAAAGCGGCATCCCGACCACGGTCCGATGAACTGCGGTCGGCGACGAAACTATGCGTTGCTGAACATCATCATCGGTTTGCTGGAGGCGAACTGATGGCTTCGGGGATTTGCGGGCCGGTAGCAATGGGACCGAAGAAATGCAAGGCAATTCCAGCACGGTTTCCACTTGTGAAGAGGTACGAAAGACGCGGTCCATGACGTCTCTGAGCAGCGCCAAGCCGATGCCCAGCGCGAGACCGCCGAGGATCCCGAGCGTCAGCACCAACCTTGTCTTAGGCTTGCTCTTGCTCGGCGGCGGCGAAGCAGGAAAAATGACCCGCGTTTCCGAGATCGGGAATGTCTCCTGCTGTGCAGAGCCCATGTAACGCTGCAGGAAAGTCTCGTGCAAGCTCCGCAAGCCCTTTGCTCGGCTCTCCAGATCCTTGATAGTCAGCTCAGCAGAATTGACTGAACGGGACTGAGAGACGGCCTTGGCCAGCTGCTTTTCGATTTCTTCCTGCCGCTGTTTGGCGAACTCGAATTCGCTTCGGCTGACTTCGGCAAGTCTCTTGACCTCGTCGAAGATGGAGGCGCGAAATTCCCGGATGCGGTTACGGACACTGACAACCGCCAGGTGGTCGCGACCGACCCTGGCTGTCAACTCGGCCTCTCGCCGCGTGAGTTCCAGATATTGTTGGCGGAGCCCCGTAATGATCTGACTGTTTGTCGCATCGGCCCCGATAGCATCCAGATTGATCATCGGGGGCGGCTTTTGCGGATCGGAGGTAAGGAGAGATTCATACCGAGCCAACTTGGCCGTGGCCTCAGAGGTCTGAGCGCGTGCGGCAGCCAGTCGATTGTTGATTTCTGTGATCTGCCGCTCGTCGATGGGCTTTCCGTCCAAAGACACGATATTGTTCTGGGCCTTGTAGACATCGACGGCACGTTGCGCAGCGAGGGCTTGGTCACCGAGATCGCGCAGCCTATCCTGCAGCCAGCTTGTTGCCCTGCGATTGGCATCGAATTTTGCATTGAGCTGGTCCGCAACATAGGTATTGGCTACCGCGTTGACGATCTCCGCGGCTCGGGCTGCGTTGCTCGAACTGAAATTGATTTCAATGACGTTGCTGAACCCGACACGTCCTGTTGAAAGCCGACTCAGAAATGCGTCTACCAGAGCGTCCGATGGTTCGCCCTTCGTATCGGGCGGGTTATCTTTCCTCGATCCAGTCGGTGCCCATGACCGAATTCGTTGCCAGAGCGACTGTAGAGATAGCCCTGACGCACTAAAGTCCGGATCGTCAGCCAGTTTCAACTGGTCGATGACCGCGACCGCAGTGGCCTTTGATCTCAGGAGCTGAAGCTGGGTCTCGATTTGATTGAGATCGAAAGCCGTCTCGGCGAGCAGTGATTGCTGCTGGACAAATAGGGGCCTTGGATTAGCCAACAGGATCTGAACCTGCGCCGTATAGGTTGGAGTCACCAAACGGAGATAGAGCATGCTGGCCGCAGTTGCGAGTGTAGCAGTGACAAGGATTACGAGATATTGGCGTCGTAGAAGCCCGATGCCGTAATTGATGACGTCGCTGATTCCTCCGCCGTCTGCCTGAGCGGGTTGAGCCAGGTTCACCGGCAGCCGCAGTCTATCCGTGTGTTGAAGATTGTTCTGGAGCATCACGTACCTGTCCGACGGTGGGGTCACGTTGGGGCCGCCCGCCCGTAGACCAACGTTCAGGCAGGACGTCCGGGCGCTGGGAGATTATATACATTAAAAAAATCTGCTTGCCAAATTAAATGAATCCTATATTAATTAAGTTGAGATATAAATAAGGACGAGGCAATCGCCCCGGCGCGGTGCCGACAAAACAGACGATATTTCCGTAGCTTGCAGCGACCGTATTTGGATCGAAAATAATGTGAGCGTTCAGAGGCGGATTGGCGGACGGAGAAATTAATTCTATCGATGATTATGGTCCGCTGCTTGAAACCCGATTGAAATTGAGGACCGGCAGGAGGTGCTTAATGCTGGAACTGCGATCCTTGGCTATCCCCGATGTCAAAGTAATTCGAGCAGATCGCATTTCCGACGGCCGCGGCTACTTCTGTGAGACCTTTCAGCGCTCGGCTTTTGCTGCGAAGGGAATCTTGCATGACTTCGTTCAGGATAATCAGTCCAGCTCAGATCGGATCGGCACGGTGCGCGGCTTGCATTTCCAGCGACCGCCTTTCGCCCAGGCCAAACTCATACGGGTGTTGAATGGGGCCATTCTCGATATTGCCGTTGATCTCCGACGTTCGTCGCCCGACTTTGGCAAGCACATCGCCATCCAGTTGGATAGCGAAAGCGGTGAGCAGGTGTTCATTCCGAAGGGATTCGCGCATGGTTTCTGTACGCTGCAGCCCAAGACCGTGGTCTTGTACAAGGTCGATCAGGTCTACGCCCCGAGCCATGACGGCGGCGTCTATTGGGCTGACCCCGCACTAGCGATCAAGTGGCCCGTCACACCGTCAGAGGCTCAGATATCGCCAAAGGACCAGATTTTGCCTACGCTCAACCAGCTTGCTTGCATTTTCGAATAGTGGAGATGAGTAGAATGCGTATCCTAGTGACCGGCGGAGCGGGCTTCATCGGTTCTGCTGTGTGTCGCCGTTTGGTGCTGCAGACCAGTGCCGCTGTGGTCAACATCGATAAGTTGACATACGCAGCCGACCTGACTTCGCTGACGAGCATCGAGGGGCTGGGGTCTTATGCATTCCTGCAGTCCGACATCTGCGATCGAGACGCTATGGATCTCGCGTTCGCCGACTACGAGCCGGATGCGATCATACACCTGGCCGCCGAAAGCCACGTCGACCGTTCGATCACCGGGCCCGAGGCCTTCGTCAGCACCAATATAGTTGGTACCTACACGCTGTTGGAGGCGGCCAGGACCTACTACGAACGTCTGCCGCTTCCGCGGCGCAAGCAGTTCCGCTTCATCCACGTATCGACCGACGAAGTCTACGGGTCATTGGGCCCGGAGGACTTGTTTCGCGAGGACACGCCCTACAGGCCGAGTTCGCCATATTCGGCGAGCAAGGCGGCCTCGGACCACCTCGCACTCGCGTGGTTTCGAACCTACGGTCTTCCGGTCATCGTATCGAATTGTTCGAACAACTACGGGCCGTACCAGTTCCCGGAAAAGCTCATCCCGCTGACGATCATCAATGCGCTCGACCGGAAGCCGCTACCGGTCTATGGCGACGGCAGAAATATTCGCGACTGGCTTCATGTCGATGATCATGCCGCTGGCTTGATAAGACTTCTGTACGAAGGAAGACCGGGCGAGAAGTACAATTTCGGCGGAGATGGCCAGCGATCCAACCTGGAGGTGGTCACCCGGATTTGTGACGTGGTGGATCGGCTATCCCCGGGCGCGGGAGCGAGACGATCTCTCATTAGGTTCGTGCCGGATCGTCCAGGACATGATGCGCGCTATGCGATCGACGCGTCGAAGGCACATCGCGAACTAGGCTGGGAACCGACGAGAACCTTCGAACAGGGCTTGGCCGAAACAGTCGGATGGTATCTCGACAATCGTGCATGGTGGCAGCGTGCTCGCTGCGGTGTCTATGACGGCTCGCGTCTGGGTCTGCTCGCTGCTCAACATTGAGGTGAAGATGACAGATCGACCCATCCTCATTGCCGGGCGGAACGGTCAGTTGGCAAAGTGTCTTCGTGATCTCGCTGCGATGCGCGGTCTGCCCGCGGTGGCTCTCGGGCACCGAGAACTCGATCTGGAGAACCGCGAAGGGATCGATAAGCTCATCGCGTCGATCGCGCCGTCTGCAATCATCAATACGGCCGCTTATACGGCTGTTGATCGGGCCGAATCTGAAGCGGCGAAAGTGTTCAGCATCAACCGCGATGGTGCGGCAACGCTGGCAAATGTCGCTTGGCAGATGAATGTTCCACTCATCCATCTCTCGACCGACTATGTGTTCGACGGCGCAAAACCGGATGCGTACGACGAAAGCGACATTCCCGCGCCGTTAAATGTCTACGGCGCGTCGAAGCTTGCCGGCGAAGCTGCTGTATTGGCCGCGCACCCGCTCGCGACCGTGATCAGATGCTCGTGGCTTTACAGCCTCTATAGCTGCAACTTCGTTCGAACGATGTTGCGGTTATGCGAGACGCAGCCCATCGTAAGGGTTGTCCGAGACCAGCACGGAAATCCGACCTACGCATACGACCTCGCGGAGGCTATCCTTCAGATCGCAGAACGGTCAGTAACAGTCGATCGCAGGGCAGCAGCCGGCATCTTTCATCTCGCCGGGCAGGGCGAGACAAGCTGGCACGACTTTGCGAAGGCAATCTTCGACGAGATTTCCCGTCGTGGAGCGCGGGTTCCGACGCTCGAGGCGATCACGACGGAAGAGTTTCCGACCGCTGCGCGTCGACCCCGAAACTCGCGCCTGGATTCATCCAAGGCCGAACGCGTGTTCGGGATTCGATTGCCGCCTTGGCGCCATTCACTCGAAGCCTGTCTCGACCAGCTAGTCGGAGAAGGAGAAACCGATGTTGAAGGGAATCGTGCTGGCTGGCGGCAGCGGAACGCGCCTCTATCCGATCACGCGCGTGGTCAGCAAGCAGTTGCTCCCGATCTATGACAAGCCGATGATCTACTATCCCCTGTCGACGCTGATGTTGGCAGGGATCCGCGAAATTCTGATTATCACCACGCCTTCAGACCGGTGTCAGTTCGAGCTGTTGCTGGGGGACGGCAGCCAGTGGGGCATTCGGCTCACCTACGCGGAGCAAACCCGTCCCGCCGGTCTCGCGGACGCCTTCATTGTTGGTGCCGATTTCATCGGAAGCGATCGTGTGGCGATGGTGCTTGGTGACAACATTTTCTTCGGCGATGGCCTGAGCGAACTGCTTGCCAGGGCGGCAGGACGTGAGGAAGGCGCAACAGTTTTTGCTTATCACGTGCGGGACCCAGAACGTTACGGCGTCGTCGCGTTTGATGAGGCGGACCGCCCAGTATCGATCGAGGAGAAACCCAGACGGCCAGCTTCGAATTGGGCAATCACCGGGCTGTATTTCTTCGATAATCGCGTTGTCCGCTACGCTCGTCGCGTCGAGCCATCGTCGCGCGGAGAGCTCGAGATTACCGATCTTCAGATGCGCTACCTTGCGGCCAAAACGCTACATGTCGAGCGCATGGGGCGGGGGTTCGCCTGGCTGGATACCGGCACGGTTGAGTCGCTCATCGATGCCGGGACGTTCGTGCAGACCCTGGAAAAGCGGCAGGGAATGAAGATCGCCTGTCTCGAGGAGGTCGCCTTCAGACTCGGCTTCATCAATCGTGATCAACTTCTCGCGCTGGCGCAACCGTTGGAGAAGAGCGGCTACGGCAAATATCTGAACGAAATCACTCGGCTACCGCATTTCGTTTCGCACTAAATGCCCCTCAGTCCATATTTGGAGTTATGTTAAATCTATTCGTATTGAATTGACGGGCAGTTTAAAATAGAATTAAAATATATATTGACGATTTATTTAATCGGTATAGCCATGCTGGTTCAAAAGGCGAGCGTCTTCGGTCGGGGAGCCCGGGCCGTTTTTCCAGGGGAAGATATTCCCGCCTTTTGGCGAGAAGCCTCGTTCGGGAATGCATTCGATGGCTCCGATCCGCCCGGCCGGTGGGATCCGCCGTTTGCAAATTTGCCAAGTGACGCCACTTTCTTCCCGCAGTCGTCTCGGGCCAGTCCGGGCGACCCGCCGGACCCACGCTGCGTTGTGCCCCGCCTCTTCGCGGCATGTTCCCAGTTGCGACTGTCTGCTCTGCTGTCTTCGACGTCTTTGACGAGCCGCCATCTGGGTTTGGTCCCGACGTTCCCATCTGTGGCAGACG
This genomic window contains:
- a CDS encoding AAA family ATPase — protein: MLQNNLQHTDRLRLPVNLAQPAQADGGGISDVINYGIGLLRRQYLVILVTATLATAASMLYLRLVTPTYTAQVQILLANPRPLFVQQQSLLAETAFDLNQIETQLQLLRSKATAVAVIDQLKLADDPDFSASGLSLQSLWQRIRSWAPTGSRKDNPPDTKGEPSDALVDAFLSRLSTGRVGFSNVIEINFSSSNAARAAEIVNAVANTYVADQLNAKFDANRRATSWLQDRLRDLGDQALAAQRAVDVYKAQNNIVSLDGKPIDERQITEINNRLAAARAQTSEATAKLARYESLLTSDPQKPPPMINLDAIGADATNSQIITGLRQQYLELTRREAELTARVGRDHLAVVSVRNRIREFRASIFDEVKRLAEVSRSEFEFAKQRQEEIEKQLAKAVSQSRSVNSAELTIKDLESRAKGLRSLHETFLQRYMGSAQQETFPISETRVIFPASPPPSKSKPKTRLVLTLGILGGLALGIGLALLRDVMDRVFRTSSQVETVLELPCISSVPLLPARKSPKPSVRLQQTDDDVQQRIVSSPTAVHRTVVGMPLSRYTEAIRSIKLAIDHNPAKISSQVIGITSALPNEGKTTIAASLAQLIGHTGKKAIIVDCDLRNPSLSAIFAPKALAGIIEVANGSRSLADAIWRDPTTNLAFLPAVRRGPLLHTSEILCADAISKLFDRLRADYDYVIVDLPPLTPLVDVRATSSLIDCYILVVEWGRTKIDVVQHALHTAPNIHESLIGAVLSKTDTKAMARYDGHRSYYYHDSHYIRYGLSGS
- the rfbC gene encoding dTDP-4-dehydrorhamnose 3,5-epimerase, with the protein product MLELRSLAIPDVKVIRADRISDGRGYFCETFQRSAFAAKGILHDFVQDNQSSSDRIGTVRGLHFQRPPFAQAKLIRVLNGAILDIAVDLRRSSPDFGKHIAIQLDSESGEQVFIPKGFAHGFCTLQPKTVVLYKVDQVYAPSHDGGVYWADPALAIKWPVTPSEAQISPKDQILPTLNQLACIFE
- the rfbB gene encoding dTDP-glucose 4,6-dehydratase; translation: MRILVTGGAGFIGSAVCRRLVLQTSAAVVNIDKLTYAADLTSLTSIEGLGSYAFLQSDICDRDAMDLAFADYEPDAIIHLAAESHVDRSITGPEAFVSTNIVGTYTLLEAARTYYERLPLPRRKQFRFIHVSTDEVYGSLGPEDLFREDTPYRPSSPYSASKAASDHLALAWFRTYGLPVIVSNCSNNYGPYQFPEKLIPLTIINALDRKPLPVYGDGRNIRDWLHVDDHAAGLIRLLYEGRPGEKYNFGGDGQRSNLEVVTRICDVVDRLSPGAGARRSLIRFVPDRPGHDARYAIDASKAHRELGWEPTRTFEQGLAETVGWYLDNRAWWQRARCGVYDGSRLGLLAAQH
- the rfbD gene encoding dTDP-4-dehydrorhamnose reductase; protein product: MTDRPILIAGRNGQLAKCLRDLAAMRGLPAVALGHRELDLENREGIDKLIASIAPSAIINTAAYTAVDRAESEAAKVFSINRDGAATLANVAWQMNVPLIHLSTDYVFDGAKPDAYDESDIPAPLNVYGASKLAGEAAVLAAHPLATVIRCSWLYSLYSCNFVRTMLRLCETQPIVRVVRDQHGNPTYAYDLAEAILQIAERSVTVDRRAAAGIFHLAGQGETSWHDFAKAIFDEISRRGARVPTLEAITTEEFPTAARRPRNSRLDSSKAERVFGIRLPPWRHSLEACLDQLVGEGETDVEGNRAGWRQRNAPLSDHARGQQAVAPDL
- the rfbA gene encoding glucose-1-phosphate thymidylyltransferase RfbA; this encodes MLKGIVLAGGSGTRLYPITRVVSKQLLPIYDKPMIYYPLSTLMLAGIREILIITTPSDRCQFELLLGDGSQWGIRLTYAEQTRPAGLADAFIVGADFIGSDRVAMVLGDNIFFGDGLSELLARAAGREEGATVFAYHVRDPERYGVVAFDEADRPVSIEEKPRRPASNWAITGLYFFDNRVVRYARRVEPSSRGELEITDLQMRYLAAKTLHVERMGRGFAWLDTGTVESLIDAGTFVQTLEKRQGMKIACLEEVAFRLGFINRDQLLALAQPLEKSGYGKYLNEITRLPHFVSH